Proteins from one Haliscomenobacter hydrossis DSM 1100 genomic window:
- a CDS encoding copper-translocating P-type ATPase produces the protein MENHNHHNHQENQVTQPAQMKGHAGHHSPNPPMHQTGHDHHAMMIADFRKRFYIVLILTIPIMLISPMIQQFMGVNWQFFGSSYLLLALSSVVFFYGGWPFLTGWMEEIKARNPGMMFLIGFAVTVAYIYSVAIVFGLQGMDFFWELATLILIMLLGHWIEMKSVAGASKELELLVQLMPAEAHLVMSDVIHEVKTDTLKANDVILVKPGEKVAADGIVSEGESYLNESMLTGESKPVKKSTGDKVIAGAINGNGAIKVNVSHAAKDSYLSHVIKLVDDAQKSKSKTQLLADQAARWLTLIAIVAGLVTFFYWYLTGQSLVFAMERMVTVIVICCPHALGLAVPLVVAKSTALSAKHGLLIKNRTAFENSRKISTIVFDKTGTLTVGKFEVSKIVALQSGLTENEIIRLAAALEQKSEHPIATGILKKAKDTAIPIPVTDNFNAITGKGVEATVEGKKVLVVSPGYLTENNITLPERFTANATETVVFVLVNNELAGYIALSDEIRPESADAIKTLADNKIKSILLTGDNAKVAKSVSETLGMDSFMAEVLPHQKLEKIKELQSKGEFVAMTGDGVNDAPALAQANVGIAVGSGSDIAAETAGIILVNSNPKDVVSLILFGKATYRKMIQNLIWATGYNVIALPLAAGVLYNWGILLSPAAGAVLMTVSTVVVAINASLLKVK, from the coding sequence ATGGAAAACCATAACCACCACAACCATCAGGAAAACCAAGTCACCCAACCAGCCCAAATGAAAGGCCATGCTGGGCACCATTCGCCAAACCCTCCAATGCACCAGACTGGCCACGACCATCATGCCATGATGATTGCTGATTTTCGAAAAAGATTTTACATCGTCCTGATTCTGACCATTCCTATCATGCTTATATCGCCCATGATCCAGCAATTTATGGGGGTGAATTGGCAGTTTTTCGGGTCTTCCTACCTCCTGTTGGCATTGTCCTCCGTCGTGTTTTTTTATGGCGGCTGGCCCTTTTTAACCGGCTGGATGGAAGAGATAAAGGCAAGGAATCCCGGCATGATGTTTTTGATCGGTTTTGCCGTTACCGTTGCTTACATCTACAGTGTAGCCATTGTATTTGGTTTGCAGGGCATGGATTTTTTCTGGGAACTGGCCACCTTAATCCTCATCATGCTTCTAGGCCACTGGATAGAAATGAAATCGGTGGCCGGAGCCTCCAAAGAATTAGAACTCTTGGTGCAGTTGATGCCAGCGGAAGCTCACCTGGTGATGTCAGATGTAATCCATGAAGTAAAAACCGATACACTCAAAGCGAACGATGTCATTTTGGTGAAACCTGGCGAAAAAGTGGCTGCGGATGGCATTGTTTCGGAAGGAGAAAGTTACCTGAATGAATCGATGTTGACGGGGGAATCAAAACCCGTAAAAAAATCCACTGGAGATAAAGTCATTGCCGGTGCCATCAATGGCAACGGCGCCATTAAAGTTAACGTGTCTCATGCCGCCAAAGATTCGTACCTCTCGCATGTCATCAAACTGGTGGATGACGCCCAAAAATCAAAATCCAAAACCCAATTGTTGGCCGACCAGGCCGCTAGATGGCTTACTCTCATCGCCATTGTGGCGGGGCTTGTTACTTTTTTCTACTGGTATTTAACGGGCCAATCTTTGGTATTTGCCATGGAAAGAATGGTTACAGTCATTGTCATTTGTTGTCCACATGCGCTGGGTTTAGCCGTCCCATTGGTTGTGGCAAAGTCAACGGCCTTGTCTGCAAAACATGGGCTGCTCATCAAAAATCGGACAGCTTTTGAGAATTCCAGAAAGATCAGCACCATCGTATTCGATAAGACGGGGACGCTTACCGTAGGCAAATTTGAGGTGTCCAAAATCGTGGCCTTGCAAAGTGGCCTAACTGAAAATGAAATCATCCGTTTAGCCGCTGCATTGGAACAAAAATCAGAACACCCCATTGCCACTGGAATCTTGAAAAAGGCTAAAGACACAGCGATCCCTATTCCTGTCACGGATAATTTTAATGCCATTACAGGCAAAGGGGTGGAGGCTACCGTAGAGGGCAAAAAGGTATTGGTGGTCAGTCCCGGCTATCTGACCGAAAACAATATTACACTTCCCGAGCGTTTCACGGCAAACGCTACCGAAACGGTGGTTTTTGTGCTCGTCAACAATGAATTGGCTGGGTACATTGCATTATCAGATGAAATCCGCCCTGAATCGGCAGACGCAATCAAAACCTTGGCCGATAACAAAATCAAATCCATTTTGCTCACGGGTGACAACGCCAAAGTTGCCAAAAGTGTAAGTGAAACGTTGGGTATGGACAGTTTTATGGCAGAAGTATTGCCGCATCAAAAACTGGAAAAAATCAAAGAATTGCAAAGCAAAGGAGAGTTTGTAGCTATGACGGGCGACGGCGTAAACGATGCTCCAGCCTTGGCTCAGGCAAACGTGGGTATTGCGGTAGGTTCTGGTAGCGACATTGCCGCAGAAACTGCGGGAATCATTCTGGTAAACAGCAATCCAAAAGATGTGGTGAGTCTGATCCTCTTTGGCAAAGCAACTTACCGCAAGATGATTCAAAACCTCATTTGGGCGACTGGGTACAATGTGATTGCCTTGCCTTTGGCTGCTGGTGTGTTGTACAATTGGGGCATATTGCTCAGCCCGGCTGCTGGTGCGGTGTTGATGACGGTGAGCACGGTGGTTGTGGCGATCAATGCGAGCTTGTTGAAAGTCAAGTAA
- a CDS encoding galactose oxidase-like domain-containing protein: MQRLFLCITAMAIAIPTFAQIIIGKVLELNNQPAVNARVTLFQDSGATFLEVRTNTNGDYRFENLETAKYRIGVAKPGFQYLEKELVSIGSTLVFNIQLEVLTEKGRWDIIMDSPEPLGGTDLGVLMPNGNIYYCHNTKDPFFFLPKQNDTASAVGSIQVQGCVGPALLSNGQVLFLGGTLQEVYGPGSKKVKTFDSFTNKWMDQPDLLDYRWYPTVVPLFDQRLLVVGGGGLNNPLRVKTSEVYDPFKGISKWSGNVQIGNEVSAIVPLYTGKILMTHRPPQLFDPVTLEWNLAADFVQGNRMPNGDHCDHELVQLSDGRVVAVGYKSFTPDRPGVSVELYDPLANKWTLANHFPPTRSRAKAVLLPDQNVLVLGGFKEESKDPTPTNKWGYMNLSDLYNPLTNSWRRLANMNIQREYHAISTLVPDGRVIVVGGEGTPGNEPPKSVIEAFYPPYLFRGVRPELNNFNKTTFGLGENIHFEVHKTNALSKVVLLSHAVMTHFMNSGNSRFLELDFTQNGSLVSAKLPNDPLLLMSGWYMLFGLVDDIPSVAQIVKIEADKLVSSNQSLVVVNNKIQISPNPTNLEYGVKIEMTLAKSSRVKFILHNVLGEKVQEFSFMEMGAGNHMFSLPLNGLSAGVFFLSTWINGEAIGTEKIVIKQ; the protein is encoded by the coding sequence ATGCAACGACTTTTCTTATGTATAACCGCTATGGCGATCGCAATCCCAACGTTTGCGCAAATAATTATCGGTAAAGTTCTCGAATTGAACAATCAGCCTGCTGTTAATGCACGGGTAACCCTTTTTCAGGATAGCGGCGCTACTTTTTTGGAGGTGCGTACCAATACCAATGGAGATTATCGTTTTGAAAACCTGGAAACAGCAAAATATCGCATTGGTGTGGCTAAGCCAGGTTTTCAGTATTTAGAAAAAGAACTTGTTAGCATTGGCAGCACTCTTGTTTTTAATATCCAGCTTGAGGTCTTAACTGAAAAAGGACGCTGGGACATCATTATGGACTCTCCTGAGCCCTTGGGAGGTACTGATCTTGGGGTACTGATGCCCAATGGTAACATCTATTATTGCCATAATACTAAAGACCCTTTCTTTTTTCTGCCTAAGCAAAATGATACGGCTAGCGCTGTTGGGAGTATACAGGTACAAGGTTGTGTTGGCCCTGCACTTCTTTCTAATGGACAGGTATTGTTTCTAGGGGGAACATTGCAGGAGGTCTACGGACCGGGTTCCAAAAAGGTTAAAACCTTTGACAGCTTTACCAACAAATGGATGGATCAACCTGATTTATTAGACTATCGCTGGTATCCCACCGTGGTTCCTTTATTTGATCAACGATTGCTTGTAGTGGGAGGTGGTGGCTTGAACAACCCACTCCGAGTCAAAACTTCAGAGGTATATGACCCTTTTAAGGGAATCAGTAAATGGTCGGGAAACGTGCAGATTGGGAATGAAGTGTCGGCTATTGTTCCCTTGTATACTGGTAAAATTTTGATGACTCATCGACCTCCTCAACTTTTTGACCCCGTTACTCTAGAATGGAACTTGGCTGCAGATTTTGTTCAAGGCAACCGAATGCCAAATGGTGACCACTGTGATCACGAATTGGTTCAGTTATCCGATGGTAGAGTAGTAGCCGTGGGTTATAAATCTTTTACCCCAGATCGCCCAGGGGTGAGTGTTGAATTATACGACCCCCTTGCAAATAAATGGACCCTCGCAAATCATTTTCCACCTACTCGTTCGCGGGCTAAAGCAGTACTCCTACCCGATCAAAATGTTTTAGTTTTAGGAGGATTTAAAGAAGAATCTAAAGACCCGACCCCTACAAATAAATGGGGGTATATGAATCTGAGTGATCTGTACAATCCTCTGACCAATTCTTGGCGGAGACTGGCCAACATGAACATCCAACGAGAGTATCATGCTATTTCTACCTTAGTTCCAGATGGCCGGGTCATCGTGGTTGGCGGAGAGGGAACCCCAGGGAATGAACCTCCCAAAAGTGTGATCGAAGCATTTTATCCTCCGTACCTCTTTCGTGGCGTTCGGCCTGAGTTGAACAATTTTAATAAAACAACCTTTGGCCTTGGCGAAAACATCCATTTTGAAGTGCACAAAACCAATGCACTTTCAAAAGTAGTACTCTTGTCTCATGCAGTTATGACCCATTTTATGAATTCAGGCAATAGCCGTTTTCTTGAGTTAGATTTTACTCAAAACGGCAGCCTAGTGAGTGCCAAATTGCCAAATGATCCCTTACTCCTTATGTCTGGTTGGTACATGTTGTTTGGTTTAGTAGATGATATACCCTCCGTTGCCCAAATTGTAAAGATTGAAGCAGATAAGTTGGTATCTTCTAACCAAAGTTTAGTTGTGGTAAACAACAAGATTCAAATATCGCCCAACCCAACTAATTTGGAGTATGGAGTGAAGATTGAAATGACTTTAGCCAAAAGCAGCAGGGTTAAATTTATACTGCATAATGTCCTGGGGGAAAAAGTGCAAGAATTTTCATTTATGGAGATGGGAGCAGGAAATCACATGTTTTCACTGCCTTTAAACGGACTGTCCGCTGGGGTTTTTTTCCTTAGTACATGGATAAATGGAGAAGCAATTGGTACTGAAAAAATAGTCATCAAACAGTAA
- a CDS encoding KilA-N domain-containing protein produces MAKKTTITVEGTDIRLLTDNQNDFISLTDLTQNFEGGAGLIEKWFRNRNTVEFLGMWEKIYNPQFNEAAFKEIANQAGLNTFMLSAKKWIERTGALGITAKAGRGGGTYAHKDIALEFCTWLSPLFKLYVVREFDRLKHEEYEQLALEWNVKRTLAKINYRIHTDAVKMHLIPPRITNPKQAGIVYASEADMLNIALFGFTAKQWQAMNPEFKGNVRDYASAEQLLVLANLENLNAHFIKEGLSQDERLEKLNEVAIYQMGLLADPGVTKGLKQPDESKKINP; encoded by the coding sequence ATGGCAAAGAAAACAACCATCACCGTAGAAGGCACAGATATTAGGCTATTAACTGATAACCAAAACGACTTCATCTCCTTGACCGATCTTACTCAAAACTTTGAAGGAGGGGCTGGACTGATTGAAAAGTGGTTTCGCAATCGCAATACGGTTGAATTTTTAGGCATGTGGGAGAAAATCTATAACCCTCAGTTCAACGAGGCAGCGTTCAAAGAGATTGCCAATCAGGCTGGCCTCAATACGTTTATGCTCTCCGCCAAAAAATGGATCGAACGGACTGGAGCGCTTGGTATCACCGCCAAAGCCGGACGTGGTGGTGGTACCTATGCCCACAAAGATATTGCCCTGGAGTTTTGCACTTGGTTAAGCCCTCTCTTCAAGTTGTATGTGGTTCGTGAATTTGATCGACTGAAACACGAAGAGTACGAACAACTGGCCCTGGAGTGGAACGTTAAACGAACGCTGGCCAAAATCAATTACCGGATTCACACGGATGCGGTCAAAATGCACCTTATTCCTCCGCGCATCACCAACCCCAAACAGGCAGGTATCGTCTACGCCAGCGAAGCGGATATGCTCAACATCGCTTTGTTTGGCTTCACTGCCAAGCAGTGGCAGGCCATGAACCCCGAGTTCAAAGGGAATGTCCGAGATTATGCGAGTGCTGAACAATTGCTCGTCCTGGCAAATTTGGAAAACCTCAATGCTCACTTCATCAAAGAAGGACTATCCCAGGATGAACGCCTGGAAAAACTCAACGAGGTGGCTATTTACCAAATGGGATTGCTTGCTGATCCTGGAGTGACCAAAGGCTTAAAACAGCCCGATGAATCGAAAAAAATCAACCCTTGA
- a CDS encoding toprim domain-containing protein, whose amino-acid sequence MNSDQAKKLSLPALLERLGHQPTQITKGGKEYWYLSPFRQEMIASFHTSFLGGKWIWNDFGDTGGTVIDFVMRYKGYHHVQEALQFLEAIFKAGMAPSAAQEEKSPQGALFDSVAQVENPVLELKRVTPLKMSLPYIAQRGIDEAVAKLYLKEVHFINTNTGKNYFAAGIKNVSGGYEIRNPYFKSSIGKKDLSFAPGEEGRGVVSVFEGVMDFLTYLTEEKRLRMPEDVIILNSISFLQRAKSYLQARRYTRILTFFDNDRTGELATEDFLSSFPSGVVIPQNQRYSGFVDYNSKVDLS is encoded by the coding sequence ATGAACAGCGACCAGGCCAAAAAACTTTCCTTACCTGCTTTGTTGGAGCGATTGGGTCATCAACCCACTCAAATCACCAAAGGGGGCAAGGAGTACTGGTACCTCTCTCCATTCCGCCAGGAGATGATCGCCAGCTTCCACACCTCCTTCTTGGGCGGCAAGTGGATCTGGAACGATTTTGGGGATACCGGTGGCACGGTCATCGATTTTGTGATGCGCTACAAGGGCTATCATCATGTTCAGGAAGCTTTGCAGTTTCTTGAGGCTATTTTTAAGGCCGGAATGGCTCCAAGTGCCGCTCAGGAGGAGAAATCGCCTCAGGGGGCTTTATTTGACTCCGTAGCGCAGGTTGAAAACCCCGTTCTGGAACTGAAACGGGTCACTCCACTGAAAATGTCCTTGCCGTACATTGCCCAACGTGGCATCGATGAGGCCGTGGCCAAGTTGTACTTGAAGGAGGTTCACTTCATCAACACGAATACCGGCAAAAACTATTTCGCTGCGGGCATCAAAAACGTCTCCGGTGGCTACGAAATCCGCAATCCTTATTTCAAATCTTCCATTGGCAAAAAAGACCTGAGTTTTGCCCCGGGTGAAGAGGGTAGGGGAGTGGTCTCCGTCTTTGAGGGGGTGATGGACTTTTTGACTTACCTGACCGAGGAAAAACGCCTCCGGATGCCCGAAGATGTCATCATCCTCAACTCCATTTCATTCCTTCAGCGGGCTAAGTCTTATCTCCAGGCAAGACGCTACACCCGCATCCTGACTTTTTTCGACAATGACCGCACGGGAGAGTTGGCAACTGAGGATTTTTTGTCCAGCTTCCCCTCCGGAGTGGTGATTCCTCAAAATCAGCGCTACAGTGGTTTTGTGGATTACAATAGCAAAGTTGATCTTTCTTGA
- a CDS encoding AAA family ATPase: MIYTIGGIKGGSGKTTLAVTLTAMLANSGRKVLLVDADKQATATEFARWRTDTKGETGFTSVQLADRAVRDEVLKLKPSFDDIVIDAGGRDTASQRAALTVADLFIAPFAPKSFDIWTLELVTQLVDEMRMVNPDLKAYALLNRVDGNEKDLSEAREYIQESGILEVLQSPLHERKVFANAAASGLIVTEFKPKNEKAVAETTALFAEILSITEKEMAG, translated from the coding sequence ATGATCTACACAATTGGGGGAATCAAAGGTGGTAGTGGCAAAACTACCCTGGCTGTCACACTCACCGCAATGCTTGCCAACAGTGGTAGAAAAGTACTATTGGTCGATGCTGATAAGCAGGCTACTGCAACCGAGTTTGCCCGCTGGCGTACCGACACCAAAGGGGAAACCGGCTTTACCTCCGTCCAGCTGGCCGACCGCGCCGTGCGCGACGAAGTGCTCAAGCTCAAACCTAGTTTCGACGACATCGTCATTGACGCTGGTGGCCGCGATACCGCCAGCCAGCGGGCCGCGCTCACCGTCGCCGACCTGTTCATCGCTCCTTTTGCGCCCAAGTCCTTCGACATCTGGACGCTGGAGCTGGTCACTCAACTGGTGGACGAAATGCGCATGGTGAATCCCGATCTTAAAGCCTACGCCCTCCTGAACCGCGTAGATGGCAACGAAAAGGATTTATCCGAAGCGCGGGAGTACATCCAGGAGTCGGGCATCCTGGAAGTCCTCCAAAGCCCCCTGCACGAACGCAAGGTTTTTGCCAATGCCGCCGCATCTGGCCTCATCGTGACCGAATTCAAACCCAAAAACGAAAAAGCTGTCGCCGAAACCACTGCGCTGTTTGCAGAGATTCTATCCATCACTGAAAAGGAGATGGCAGGATAA
- a CDS encoding replication initiation protein gives MAKKNASKGNFPVVTQANQLVEAHYSPGLTTRAHKIARMLVSLISPDDKELKFYKVKVDFIKRFLGQSESTTWGSFVEEMKMVFKKLSSEPIVINREKGAVIAHFLAGVDIDPVSGYVTFEISGLLKPYLIELKNNFTSYSLAYIPALRSSYSIRVYELLSQYKKIGFRVMEVDELQRKVGSNYTLYGDFKRTVINVAQRDLEKHTDISFEFEELKVGKKVTRIKFYIYPNKPQEQNKPNQLLLDLFDNSEKNAKAPNAIADQVRESILKLGIAEEVLQEILRLGFDFIEADDKRAPANERCNNLEAWLIEKLILVEKKKAVLGNDNPGGYFVNALKGDWVSRSASSEIKNKQVQKETQDKKRQLKVLEQQLKELQKQYDREMGTIYARLVEDEAIFKACYTEARHEQSKPGLFFDDLFTPREQYEKGGFATTLVNDKLKEKYPDEFNEVIAMYHPKLHELKEGVKVLKKELGVSY, from the coding sequence ATGGCAAAAAAGAACGCTTCGAAAGGCAACTTTCCAGTGGTGACCCAGGCCAATCAATTGGTAGAGGCACACTACTCCCCAGGCTTGACCACCAGGGCGCACAAGATTGCCCGGATGCTGGTATCCCTGATCAGCCCGGATGACAAAGAACTCAAGTTTTACAAAGTAAAAGTAGATTTCATCAAACGTTTTTTGGGTCAAAGTGAGTCCACGACCTGGGGCAGTTTTGTGGAAGAGATGAAAATGGTATTCAAAAAACTGTCCAGCGAACCCATTGTCATTAACCGGGAAAAAGGCGCGGTGATTGCCCATTTTTTGGCTGGGGTAGACATTGACCCAGTGTCAGGTTACGTCACCTTTGAGATTTCGGGTTTGCTTAAACCCTACCTCATTGAGCTCAAGAATAATTTCACCTCTTATTCCTTGGCGTACATTCCAGCCCTGCGGAGTTCCTACTCCATTCGGGTGTATGAGCTATTGAGCCAGTACAAAAAAATTGGTTTCCGGGTGATGGAGGTAGACGAGTTACAACGGAAAGTAGGATCGAACTATACCTTATATGGAGACTTCAAGCGCACGGTGATCAACGTAGCGCAGCGCGATCTGGAGAAACATACCGACATCAGCTTTGAGTTTGAGGAGTTGAAAGTAGGTAAAAAAGTTACCCGCATCAAATTTTACATTTATCCAAACAAGCCCCAGGAGCAAAACAAACCCAATCAGCTCTTGCTGGATCTCTTTGACAACAGTGAGAAAAACGCAAAAGCCCCCAACGCCATTGCCGACCAGGTGAGGGAATCAATACTCAAGTTGGGCATTGCCGAAGAAGTCTTGCAGGAAATACTGCGGCTGGGTTTTGACTTCATCGAAGCAGATGACAAACGAGCACCCGCCAATGAGCGCTGCAACAACCTGGAAGCCTGGCTGATTGAAAAACTGATTTTGGTAGAAAAAAAGAAAGCCGTATTGGGCAATGACAACCCTGGCGGCTATTTCGTCAACGCCTTGAAAGGGGACTGGGTATCGCGTTCGGCCAGCAGTGAGATCAAGAACAAACAAGTTCAAAAAGAGACACAAGATAAAAAGAGGCAGTTGAAAGTATTGGAGCAGCAGTTGAAGGAACTACAAAAACAATACGACCGAGAAATGGGTACCATCTATGCCCGACTGGTGGAAGACGAAGCCATTTTTAAGGCCTGTTACACGGAAGCCCGACATGAGCAAAGCAAACCAGGGTTGTTTTTTGATGACTTGTTTACGCCCCGGGAGCAATACGAAAAAGGAGGATTTGCCACCACGCTGGTGAACGATAAGCTCAAGGAGAAATACCCGGATGAATTCAATGAAGTCATTGCGATGTACCATCCTAAGTTGCATGAGTTGAAAGAAGGAGTGAAGGTGTTGAAGAAGGAGTTGGGCGTAAGTTATTGA
- a CDS encoding KilA-N domain-containing protein, translated as MPKKAIVVQGTAISLLQRTNAEDYISLTDIMKKFDDEFAIYSWMRNKNTVEFLGVWEQLHNPDFKGNEFVTFKNEAGSNSFNLTPRKWIDATNAKGLEIKAGRHGGGTFAHRDIAINFCYWLSPTFQLYLINEFQRLKQEEAENQKETLEWSVKRMLSKVNYVIHTEAVKEHLVPIRLQNTKMDGMYYASEADLINLALFGCTAKQWKLANPTLKGNMRDHATALQLLVLSNLENLNAEYLKMGMSKEQRLERLNEVAIHQIEILIDNSQVKRLNGPKRDQLGKGE; from the coding sequence ATGCCGAAGAAAGCAATAGTAGTACAAGGAACAGCAATCAGCCTCTTGCAGCGCACCAACGCAGAGGATTATATTTCGCTGACTGACATCATGAAAAAGTTCGATGATGAGTTTGCCATCTATTCGTGGATGCGCAATAAAAATACGGTTGAATTTTTGGGCGTGTGGGAACAACTGCACAATCCAGATTTTAAAGGTAACGAATTCGTTACCTTTAAAAATGAGGCAGGATCCAACAGTTTCAATCTTACGCCCAGAAAATGGATTGACGCGACCAATGCAAAAGGCTTGGAAATCAAGGCAGGTCGGCATGGAGGAGGCACCTTTGCCCATCGAGATATCGCGATTAATTTTTGTTACTGGCTCAGTCCAACCTTTCAGCTTTATTTGATCAATGAATTTCAGCGATTAAAGCAGGAAGAAGCGGAAAATCAAAAAGAGACGCTGGAGTGGAGCGTAAAAAGAATGCTCTCTAAAGTGAACTATGTCATCCATACCGAGGCAGTAAAAGAACACCTGGTGCCTATCCGCCTGCAAAACACTAAGATGGATGGGATGTATTATGCGAGTGAAGCGGATTTGATCAACCTCGCTCTTTTTGGATGCACCGCCAAACAATGGAAACTGGCCAATCCTACCTTGAAAGGGAATATGCGGGATCACGCCACAGCGCTACAACTGTTGGTGCTTTCGAATCTGGAAAACTTAAATGCCGAGTACCTGAAGATGGGCATGTCCAAGGAACAGCGGTTAGAACGATTGAATGAAGTGGCCATTCACCAAATTGAAATATTGATTGACAACAGTCAAGTCAAACGGCTTAATGGGCCAAAAAGGGATCAGTTGGGAAAAGGGGAGTAG
- a CDS encoding metal-dependent hydrolase yields MTLPNHLAGGFVFTGFFAALANINILESPATIGAVLLGATLPDIDHPRSPIGRLFLPLSRYLNSRHGHRTLTHSLLGLGVFWLAAGLLEQTLWQSQRLTAVAVIAMISHILFDMVTLQGVILFYPFAKNPCVLPGDPNMRIRTGDVQKETIWFFVFILGGLAMQPLYKQGFWTTYNRTFGTLKHLASEFKKSSDVLEVDYRYRSGSQVFSGKALCIEAHDNRATLLKDGKFLLLDKSKQIIHHTIPRHTGRRFQFSEQLLVEVDLDSLNKLLHQQLILELKLHATDNFVARTGGQMQEGQQFSGKYLHDLVIMRPQAATAKETFVPQIDPRIEVLRVQSQNLRQADRAALAEYRNLMAELANLEAMQPSDDIYLDQKRTQRIKELRKVKVPELHEARVVELETQLRELQLDNRLQNLQQAAELEVDWARNLPGKLLFTGVLKVAVII; encoded by the coding sequence ATGACTCTCCCCAACCACCTCGCTGGCGGCTTCGTATTCACCGGCTTCTTCGCCGCCCTCGCCAACATCAATATCCTGGAGTCTCCCGCCACCATCGGCGCCGTGCTGCTGGGTGCTACCCTACCCGACATCGACCACCCGCGCAGCCCCATCGGCAGGCTTTTCCTGCCCCTCAGCCGCTACCTCAACAGCCGCCACGGCCACCGTACCCTCACCCACTCGCTGCTGGGCCTGGGCGTCTTCTGGCTGGCGGCTGGACTCCTGGAACAAACCCTCTGGCAATCCCAGCGCCTGACGGCCGTGGCGGTGATTGCCATGATCTCGCATATCCTTTTTGACATGGTCACCTTGCAGGGCGTAATCCTGTTTTATCCTTTTGCCAAAAATCCCTGTGTGCTTCCGGGCGACCCCAACATGCGCATCCGTACGGGCGACGTGCAAAAGGAAACGATCTGGTTTTTTGTGTTCATCCTCGGCGGTCTGGCCATGCAACCGCTGTACAAACAGGGCTTCTGGACAACCTACAACCGCACTTTCGGCACCCTCAAACACCTGGCTTCGGAGTTCAAAAAGTCGTCGGATGTCCTGGAGGTGGATTACCGCTACCGCAGCGGGAGCCAGGTTTTCAGCGGCAAAGCGCTCTGCATCGAGGCGCACGACAACCGGGCGACTTTACTCAAGGACGGCAAATTCTTGTTGCTGGACAAATCGAAACAGATCATCCACCACACCATCCCGCGCCATACCGGGCGCCGGTTTCAGTTTTCCGAACAGCTCCTCGTCGAGGTGGACCTGGATAGCCTGAACAAACTGCTCCACCAGCAACTGATCCTGGAGCTCAAACTCCACGCGACCGACAACTTTGTGGCCCGTACGGGTGGCCAGATGCAGGAAGGCCAGCAGTTCAGCGGCAAGTACCTCCACGACCTGGTGATTATGCGCCCGCAAGCCGCTACGGCCAAGGAGACTTTTGTCCCTCAAATCGATCCTCGCATCGAGGTGCTGCGGGTGCAAAGCCAAAACCTCCGCCAGGCGGATCGGGCTGCACTGGCGGAATACCGCAACCTAATGGCCGAACTCGCCAACCTGGAGGCCATGCAACCTTCCGACGACATTTACCTGGATCAAAAGCGTACCCAGCGCATTAAGGAACTGCGCAAGGTCAAAGTCCCTGAACTGCACGAGGCCAGGGTGGTGGAATTGGAAACTCAGTTGCGTGAATTGCAGTTGGATAATCGCTTGCAGAATTTACAGCAGGCGGCGGAGTTGGAGGTGGATTGGGCGCGAAATTTGCCGGGTAAATTGCTGTTTACCGGTGTGCTGAAGGTAGCAGTAATCATTTAA